A region of Paucidesulfovibrio gracilis DSM 16080 DNA encodes the following proteins:
- a CDS encoding glycosyltransferase family 9 protein, with translation MQDFHKILICQQHQIGDVLLATPCVRLLHERFPQAELHFLTEQKCRPMLENNPLLTKIWTIDKKAGLSGTMGLYSGLLRERFDLAIDLQQFVRLRLATLCSRAPVRLSYKPRWYNKLFYNRFGAVGKGYAAKAKAGVLEPLGVAWSGQPPELHLTEEELAWGKQYLAKQGVDSSTMLMTLDMTHRRITRKWPAEYYARLLSMLAARHPRLRLFLLYGPGEEQEVRNIWQQAGNPDGCILPEKQTTLREVAAIIRHAHAHFGNCSSPRHLAVAVGTPSMAVLGSNKPGSWTFPSPQHGYIRNERPGEYTCLGCNKSTCRLGTLECLYALTPELVYERIRVFFHLDDPDRAIRERGDHACSRPAK, from the coding sequence TTGCAGGACTTTCATAAAATCCTCATCTGTCAGCAGCACCAAATCGGGGACGTGCTTTTGGCCACCCCCTGTGTCCGCCTGCTGCATGAACGCTTTCCACAGGCTGAGCTGCATTTTCTTACAGAACAAAAGTGCCGCCCCATGCTGGAAAACAATCCCCTGTTGACCAAGATCTGGACCATCGACAAAAAAGCCGGACTTTCGGGAACCATGGGCCTGTATTCCGGCCTGCTCCGGGAACGGTTCGATCTGGCCATCGACCTGCAACAGTTTGTGCGTCTGCGCCTGGCCACGCTCTGCAGCCGCGCTCCGGTGCGCCTTTCCTACAAACCCAGATGGTACAACAAGCTGTTTTACAACCGCTTCGGTGCCGTGGGCAAAGGGTACGCAGCCAAGGCCAAGGCCGGGGTGCTGGAGCCTCTGGGCGTTGCCTGGAGCGGCCAGCCTCCGGAATTGCACCTCACGGAAGAGGAACTCGCCTGGGGAAAACAATACCTCGCCAAGCAGGGCGTGGACAGCTCCACCATGCTCATGACCCTGGACATGACCCACCGCCGCATCACCCGCAAATGGCCCGCTGAATATTATGCCAGGCTGCTGTCCATGCTGGCGGCCCGCCACCCGCGTCTGCGCCTTTTTCTGCTCTATGGCCCGGGTGAGGAGCAAGAGGTGCGAAACATCTGGCAACAGGCCGGCAATCCCGACGGCTGTATCCTGCCGGAGAAACAAACCACCCTGCGCGAGGTTGCCGCCATCATTCGCCACGCCCACGCCCATTTCGGCAACTGTTCCTCCCCCCGCCACCTGGCCGTTGCCGTGGGGACTCCCAGCATGGCCGTGCTCGGTTCCAATAAACCCGGTTCCTGGACCTTTCCCTCCCCCCAGCATGGGTACATCCGCAACGAGCGCCCCGGAGAATACACCTGCCTGGGCTGCAACAAGTCCACCTGCCGCCTCGGCACCCTGGAATGCCTCTATGCGCTCACGCCGGAATTGGTGTACGAGCGGATCCGGGTCTTTTTCCACCTGGACGACCCGGACAGGGCCATCCGGGAACGTGGCGACCACGCTTGCTCCAGGCCCGCGAAATAG
- a CDS encoding LysM peptidoglycan-binding domain-containing protein: MKKLLLISVALSLVFVWGCSKKVKTEPETVVVKEQKVDEVLTPMQRYEQDYAQLPTSHSVSKGECLWWIAEYQQIYNDPFMWPLIYKANRDQIKNPDLIYPGQTFSVPRDFSMDEVKDGRKMAGAPWQALEPGAEAVIPAQMRANLGYSF, from the coding sequence ATGAAAAAATTGCTTTTGATTTCGGTTGCCCTCAGCCTCGTCTTTGTCTGGGGCTGTTCCAAGAAGGTAAAAACCGAGCCCGAGACCGTGGTGGTGAAGGAACAAAAAGTGGACGAGGTGCTCACGCCCATGCAGCGTTATGAGCAGGACTACGCCCAACTGCCCACCAGCCACAGCGTGTCCAAGGGTGAATGCCTGTGGTGGATCGCTGAATACCAGCAGATCTACAACGATCCGTTCATGTGGCCGCTCATCTACAAGGCCAACCGTGACCAGATCAAGAACCCTGACCTGATCTACCCCGGACAGACTTTCTCCGTGCCCCGTGACTTCTCCATGGACGAAGTCAAGGACGGCCGCAAGATGGCCGGCGCTCCCTGGCAGGCTCTGGAGCCAGGCGCAGAGGCCGTGATCCCGGCGCAAATGCGCGCCAACCTCGGCTACAGCTTCTAA